A part of Thiomicrorhabdus sediminis genomic DNA contains:
- the trpB gene encoding tryptophan synthase subunit beta produces MTIDFSQFPDKNGHFGPYGGIFAPETLMAALEQLNQEYESVKNDPAFLDEIAQDLRDYVGRPTPLYYAKRWSDELGGAKIYLKREDLNHTGAHKVNNTIGQALLAKRLGKKRIIAETGAGQHGVASATVAARLGLECVVYMGADDVVRQAPNVARMKMLGATVVPVESGSRTLKDALNEAMRDWVTNVDDTFYIIGTVAGPHPYPAMVRDFQAVIGEEAREQILEKENKLPDAIIACVGGGSNAIGLFHKFLADDSVKIYGVEPAGHGLETGEHAAPLCCGKPGVLHGNRTYLMQDEHGQILGTHSISAGLDYPGVGPEHAWLKDIGRVDYVAITDEEALQGFRDLTRFEGIIPALESSHAIAYASKIAPTMSQDQTIIVNLSGRGDKDMNTIAQIEGFDF; encoded by the coding sequence ATGACGATAGATTTTTCACAGTTTCCAGATAAAAATGGGCATTTCGGTCCTTATGGCGGAATCTTTGCGCCAGAAACCTTAATGGCGGCTTTGGAGCAGCTGAATCAAGAGTATGAGAGCGTAAAAAATGATCCGGCATTTTTGGATGAGATCGCTCAGGATTTACGCGATTATGTAGGTCGTCCAACGCCGTTGTATTACGCCAAACGCTGGTCGGACGAATTGGGCGGCGCAAAAATCTATTTGAAACGTGAAGACCTGAACCATACCGGGGCTCATAAGGTGAATAACACCATCGGTCAGGCATTGTTGGCCAAGCGCCTAGGTAAAAAACGTATTATCGCCGAAACCGGTGCCGGTCAGCATGGTGTGGCCAGTGCCACGGTTGCGGCGCGTCTGGGTTTGGAGTGCGTGGTTTATATGGGAGCGGACGATGTTGTGCGTCAGGCTCCGAATGTGGCGCGCATGAAGATGCTCGGTGCTACGGTGGTTCCGGTCGAATCCGGTTCACGTACTTTGAAAGATGCTTTGAATGAAGCGATGCGTGACTGGGTTACTAATGTCGACGATACCTTCTATATTATCGGTACCGTTGCCGGACCACACCCGTATCCTGCTATGGTACGTGATTTCCAGGCCGTGATTGGTGAAGAAGCACGTGAACAGATTCTAGAAAAAGAAAACAAGTTACCGGACGCGATTATTGCTTGTGTCGGTGGTGGTTCCAATGCTATCGGACTATTTCATAAGTTCTTGGCGGACGATTCGGTAAAAATCTACGGTGTTGAACCGGCAGGCCATGGTTTGGAAACCGGTGAACATGCCGCGCCTTTGTGCTGCGGTAAACCGGGAGTATTGCATGGTAACCGTACTTATCTGATGCAGGATGAGCACGGTCAAATTTTAGGCACGCACTCGATTTCGGCCGGATTGGATTATCCTGGGGTTGGTCCTGAGCACGCATGGTTAAAAGATATCGGGCGTGTTGATTATGTCGCTATCACCGATGAAGAAGCGCTTCAAGGCTTTAGGGATTTGACCCGTTTTGAAGGGATTATTCCCGCGCTGGAATCAAGTCATGCGATTGCCTATGCCAGCAAAATTGCGCCGACCATGTCGCAAGATCAGACAATTATTGTCAACTTGTCCGGGCGGGGCGATAAGGATATGAACACCATCGCACAAATTGAAGGTTTCGATTTTTAA
- the trpA gene encoding tryptophan synthase subunit alpha — protein sequence MSRIQQTLADLKAAGKTALIPYITAGDPTPKATVDLMHLLVEKGADMIELGVPFSDPMADGPVIQKAVERALAHNVSLDDVLEYVRVFREKDTQTPIILMGYLNPIEAEGYEEFANAASSVGVDAVLTVDMPPEESSGYLQSLQAKDLDRVFLVSPTTPDSRLQAVNEKGSGFVYYVSLKGVTGSKELDVADVAKQLARLKSTINLPMGIGFGIRNGETAYEMAKIGDAVIVGSALVSLIEANEAKGLYDIHLAIGEKMTEFRSAIDRADAQV from the coding sequence ATGAGCAGAATACAACAGACTTTAGCGGATTTGAAAGCGGCCGGTAAAACCGCTTTGATTCCGTATATCACCGCCGGTGATCCGACGCCTAAGGCGACAGTGGATTTAATGCATCTTTTAGTCGAAAAGGGTGCCGATATGATCGAGCTGGGTGTGCCGTTTTCGGATCCGATGGCCGATGGTCCGGTGATTCAAAAAGCTGTCGAACGTGCTTTGGCGCATAATGTCAGCCTAGATGATGTTCTAGAGTATGTTCGCGTTTTTCGTGAAAAAGATACTCAGACACCGATTATCCTGATGGGCTATTTAAACCCGATCGAAGCCGAAGGTTATGAAGAGTTTGCCAATGCCGCCAGTTCGGTCGGTGTCGATGCCGTTTTAACGGTTGATATGCCACCTGAAGAGTCATCAGGTTATCTACAGTCGCTACAAGCCAAGGATTTGGATCGCGTCTTTTTGGTGTCGCCAACGACCCCTGATAGTCGTTTACAAGCGGTCAACGAGAAAGGCAGTGGTTTTGTTTATTATGTTTCGCTCAAAGGTGTGACCGGTTCTAAAGAACTCGATGTCGCTGATGTCGCCAAGCAGTTGGCGCGTTTGAAATCGACCATTAATCTACCGATGGGAATCGGCTTTGGTATCCGTAATGGTGAAACCGCTTATGAAATGGCCAAAATCGGTGATGCGGTGATTGTCGGCTCGGCACTGGTATCGTTGATTGAAGCGAATGAAGCCAAAGGGCTGTATGATATTCACCTGGCAATTGGTGAGAAAATGACCGAATTCCGTTCTGCTATCGATCGAGCAGACGCACAAGTATAG
- the accD gene encoding acetyl-CoA carboxylase, carboxyltransferase subunit beta: MNWFEKILPSIKQVTERKKSVPEGLWTKCPKCESTLYRAEVKRNQEVCPKCDHHMRLGGRQRLETFLDEGSFVETSADISPVDRLKFKDLKKYKDRIAQAQRATGEKDSFITGSGSINGLPVMAAAFEFGFMGGSMGSVVGEKFVRAVDQAIADKTPFICFSASGGARMQEALFSLMQMAKTSAALGRLRAEGLPFISVLTDPTMGGVSASFAMLGDLNVAEPKALIGFAGPRVIEQTVREKLPEGFQRSEFLLEHGAIDRIIHRHELRNELSDICKMLMNVPA; the protein is encoded by the coding sequence ATGAATTGGTTTGAAAAGATTCTACCAAGCATCAAGCAGGTAACTGAGCGTAAGAAATCAGTACCGGAAGGACTTTGGACTAAGTGCCCGAAGTGTGAAAGTACCTTATACCGCGCAGAGGTGAAGCGCAACCAAGAGGTCTGCCCGAAGTGCGATCATCATATGCGTTTAGGTGGTCGTCAGCGTTTGGAGACGTTTTTGGATGAAGGTTCATTTGTTGAAACCTCGGCAGATATTTCACCGGTTGACCGTTTGAAGTTTAAAGACCTGAAAAAATATAAAGATCGAATCGCCCAAGCGCAACGTGCCACAGGTGAAAAGGATTCGTTTATTACCGGCTCGGGTAGTATCAATGGTTTGCCGGTTATGGCGGCAGCGTTTGAATTCGGTTTTATGGGGGGGTCAATGGGATCGGTTGTCGGCGAGAAATTCGTTCGCGCAGTAGATCAGGCCATTGCCGACAAAACGCCGTTTATCTGTTTCTCCGCCAGTGGTGGTGCTCGTATGCAAGAAGCATTGTTCTCGCTAATGCAAATGGCTAAAACCAGTGCCGCTTTAGGGCGACTGCGAGCTGAAGGTCTACCGTTTATTTCAGTATTGACCGACCCGACAATGGGTGGGGTTTCCGCCAGTTTTGCGATGTTGGGTGATTTGAATGTTGCCGAACCTAAAGCGCTGATCGGTTTTGCCGGCCCTCGTGTTATTGAACAGACGGTGCGTGAGAAGTTGCCGGAAGGTTTTCAGCGCAGTGAGTTCTTGCTGGAACATGGTGCAATCGACCGTATTATCCATCGTCATGAACTGCGCAATGAATTGTCAGATATCTGCAAAATGCTGATGAATGTTCCTGCATAA
- the folC gene encoding bifunctional tetrahydrofolate synthase/dihydrofolate synthase, producing the protein MNTPTSQSSLETWVDWLLNLHNQEIDLGLERIAKVAEKLSVQKPTPFVITVAGTNGKGSSVAMLSSIYAQAGLTVGTYTSPHIHCFSERIKINGHPVSKQQIVDAFVTIEQARGEIKLTYFEFSTLAALVIFQQAGLDLIVLEVGLGGRLDAVNVVDADMALVTAIDIDHIDWLGDDRAQIAIEKAGIMRAERMAVCSDPTVPATLIEYADKLDAKLTLLARDYNYQALSKDSWSMTSSVSPQARSYCRPALSGDFQLQNAAGVLEVVARLQDRFKVSDEQINQGLQQVSHAGRMEWRDLDGQAWLIDVAHNPQSAQVLARSLQQIDAENTSIQQSVPRVAVFSALDDKDMLPMVEAVAPFVDYWLLADLQIPRASSIVKLEQILINAGVASEQVQACSTIDQAVKLAAQKKDNQVLVWGSFFTVAQALQTWQNLGRETASISPVY; encoded by the coding sequence ATGAATACGCCGACTAGCCAATCCAGCCTGGAAACCTGGGTGGATTGGTTATTAAACCTGCATAACCAAGAAATTGACCTAGGTCTTGAACGCATAGCCAAGGTAGCTGAAAAGCTTAGCGTGCAAAAACCGACACCTTTTGTGATCACCGTTGCCGGTACTAATGGCAAGGGCTCGAGTGTGGCCATGTTGTCATCCATCTATGCACAAGCCGGTTTAACGGTCGGTACCTACACGTCACCACACATCCATTGTTTTAGCGAACGCATTAAAATCAACGGTCATCCTGTCAGCAAGCAGCAGATTGTTGATGCATTTGTCACTATTGAACAAGCCCGTGGTGAGATCAAATTAACCTATTTTGAGTTTTCTACCTTAGCGGCGTTGGTGATTTTCCAGCAAGCCGGCCTTGATTTGATTGTGTTGGAAGTCGGTCTTGGCGGGCGTTTGGATGCGGTCAATGTGGTCGATGCCGATATGGCGCTGGTTACTGCGATTGATATAGATCATATCGATTGGCTTGGTGATGATCGCGCTCAAATCGCGATTGAAAAAGCCGGTATTATGCGTGCTGAACGTATGGCGGTCTGTTCCGACCCGACTGTGCCGGCGACACTGATTGAGTATGCCGATAAGCTGGATGCCAAGTTGACTTTGTTGGCGCGCGATTATAACTATCAAGCATTATCTAAAGATAGTTGGTCGATGACATCTTCCGTTTCGCCACAGGCGCGGTCTTATTGCAGGCCCGCACTTAGCGGCGATTTTCAACTGCAAAATGCCGCTGGTGTGCTGGAAGTGGTCGCGCGTTTGCAAGATCGTTTTAAAGTTTCAGATGAACAGATCAATCAGGGATTGCAACAGGTCTCGCATGCCGGTCGAATGGAGTGGCGCGATCTAGACGGACAGGCTTGGTTGATAGATGTCGCACATAATCCGCAATCGGCTCAAGTCCTGGCGCGAAGTTTGCAGCAGATTGACGCTGAAAACACATCAATACAGCAAAGCGTGCCCAGAGTGGCGGTTTTTTCCGCTTTGGACGATAAGGATATGCTGCCGATGGTCGAAGCGGTCGCACCTTTTGTCGATTATTGGTTGCTAGCCGATTTGCAGATTCCCCGTGCCAGCAGCATCGTGAAGCTTGAGCAGATACTAATCAATGCTGGAGTTGCTTCGGAACAAGTGCAAGCCTGTAGTACAATAGATCAAGCAGTCAAATTGGCGGCACAAAAAAAGGATAATCAAGTTTTGGTGTGGGGATCCTTTTTTACTGTGGCACAGGCTTTACAAACTTGGCAAAATTTAGGCCGTGAGACGGCCTCTATCTCTCCTGTTTACTGA
- a CDS encoding SPOR domain-containing protein, which yields MDLISKYRLIGASIWLGLLVIIVPSWYSDPVNFQPDGAVLQHNKSTLPVIEQPFRLPAQAIEPRTDAEQQREAIKLDMASVAASEESQRKQQALDKLSETLASLNKDDAEKSAAKQAHVENKTPVTAKSIAPKEAASPQWILRLSSFSDIKDANDLLGKLDLWGYEAKIKYFEKSKVYSVRTGPYFSRAKADKDKAKLDKMLRTNGVVVESR from the coding sequence ATGGATTTAATCAGTAAATATCGTTTGATCGGCGCTTCGATTTGGTTGGGTCTGCTGGTGATTATTGTTCCCAGCTGGTATAGCGATCCGGTAAATTTTCAGCCCGATGGTGCGGTGTTACAGCACAATAAGAGCACCTTACCGGTCATTGAACAGCCATTTCGATTGCCTGCCCAGGCTATTGAGCCAAGAACCGATGCCGAGCAACAGCGCGAGGCCATTAAGTTGGATATGGCCAGTGTTGCCGCTTCAGAAGAGAGTCAGCGCAAACAGCAGGCATTGGATAAATTAAGTGAAACGCTAGCCTCTTTAAACAAAGACGATGCGGAAAAAAGCGCTGCCAAGCAAGCACACGTTGAAAACAAAACGCCGGTCACAGCTAAAAGCATTGCGCCAAAAGAGGCGGCAAGCCCGCAATGGATATTACGTCTGTCAAGTTTTAGCGATATTAAAGATGCCAATGATCTTCTTGGCAAGCTCGATTTGTGGGGTTATGAAGCCAAAATCAAATATTTTGAAAAGAGCAAAGTCTATTCGGTGAGAACCGGTCCTTATTTTTCTCGTGCTAAAGCTGACAAAGATAAGGCTAAATTAGATAAAATGTTGCGAACTAATGGCGTGGTGGTCGAATCACGTTAG
- the purF gene encoding amidophosphoribosyltransferase, with protein MCGIVGIVSGTGNYVNQEIYDSLTILQHRGQDAAGIVTCENGRFYQRKDNGLVKDVFRTRHMRDLLGTTGIGHVRYPTAGSSSSAEAQPFYVNSPYGIAMGHNGNLTNAEQLAEEIYRTDLRHLNTNSDSEVLLNVFAHELMQQKKLEINHADVFKAVENVHKRVRGGYAAVGIIAGFGLVGFRDPFGLRPIVVGKRVTEKGTDYMVASESVALSGLGFTLEKDLAPGEAVVITEDGQISYQQCAENPVYSPCIFEYVYFARPDSMMDDISVYKSRLRMGEKLAEKILREWPDHDIDVVMPIPDTSRTSALELATALGKPYREGFMKNRYIGRTFIMPGQQLRKKSVRQKLNPIDLEFEGKNVLLVDDSIVRGTTSGQIVQMAREAGASKVYFASAAPAVRYPYVYGIDMPSPSELVASNRTTEEVAEIIGCDKLIYQDLEDLIDAVSVGNDSIKQFDTSCFSGVYATGDITPEYLASLDTSRNDDAKATKQVTGQEGMGLHNGS; from the coding sequence ATGTGCGGTATTGTTGGGATTGTATCGGGTACGGGAAATTACGTTAATCAGGAGATCTATGACTCCTTAACGATTTTACAGCACCGTGGTCAGGATGCAGCAGGGATTGTGACTTGTGAAAACGGACGTTTTTACCAGCGTAAAGATAATGGTTTGGTAAAAGACGTTTTTCGTACCAGACACATGCGTGACCTTTTGGGAACAACCGGTATCGGTCATGTTCGTTATCCGACAGCGGGTTCTTCATCAAGTGCCGAAGCCCAGCCGTTTTATGTGAACTCTCCATACGGTATTGCCATGGGGCATAACGGCAACCTGACCAATGCCGAACAATTAGCTGAAGAAATCTATCGCACAGATTTACGTCACCTAAACACCAATTCTGACTCCGAAGTTCTTTTGAATGTATTTGCGCATGAATTGATGCAACAGAAAAAGCTGGAAATCAATCATGCCGATGTATTCAAAGCGGTGGAAAACGTTCATAAGCGAGTTCGTGGTGGTTATGCTGCAGTAGGGATTATCGCCGGTTTCGGTCTGGTCGGGTTCCGTGACCCGTTCGGCTTGCGTCCGATTGTGGTCGGTAAACGTGTTACCGAGAAAGGTACGGATTATATGGTTGCCTCCGAATCGGTTGCTTTGAGCGGTCTTGGTTTCACTTTGGAAAAGGACTTGGCGCCAGGTGAAGCGGTCGTGATTACCGAAGACGGCCAAATCTCTTACCAGCAATGTGCTGAAAACCCGGTTTATTCGCCATGTATTTTCGAATACGTCTACTTTGCCCGTCCGGATTCGATGATGGACGATATCTCTGTGTATAAGTCTCGCCTGCGTATGGGTGAGAAGTTGGCTGAGAAGATTTTGCGTGAATGGCCGGATCACGATATTGACGTGGTCATGCCGATTCCGGATACCAGTCGTACTTCGGCGTTGGAGTTGGCGACCGCTTTGGGTAAACCATACCGTGAAGGCTTTATGAAAAACCGTTATATCGGTCGTACCTTCATTATGCCGGGACAGCAGTTGCGTAAGAAATCCGTGCGCCAAAAGCTAAATCCGATTGATTTGGAATTTGAAGGCAAGAACGTTTTATTGGTCGATGACTCGATTGTGCGTGGTACGACCTCCGGGCAAATCGTACAAATGGCACGTGAAGCCGGGGCAAGCAAGGTTTATTTCGCATCAGCGGCACCGGCCGTTCGTTACCCATATGTTTACGGTATTGATATGCCGTCTCCATCTGAGCTGGTGGCAAGCAATCGCACAACCGAAGAGGTCGCAGAAATCATTGGTTGTGATAAGTTGATCTATCAAGATTTGGAAGACCTGATTGATGCGGTAAGCGTGGGCAACGACAGTATCAAGCAGTTTGATACTTCATGTTTTAGCGGTGTTTACGCTACCGGTGACATTACACCTGAATATTTGGCATCTTTAGATACCAGCCGCAACGATGATGCTAAGGCTACTAAGCAGGTCACAGGACAGGAAGGCATGGGCTTGCACAACGGTTCTTAA
- a CDS encoding O-succinylhomoserine sulfhydrylase produces MNEFDIETLAVRAGYDQTPEQENSETIFPTSSFRYESAAQAAARFGGDEPGNIYSRFTNPTVRTFEKRLALMEGGESCVGTASGMSAILSTFMGHCKAGDHIVSSQSIFGTTKVLFTKYLAKFGVDVSFVSQTDISEWQAAIQENTVALFLETPSNPLTDIADMQALSQLAKANDCLLIVDNCFCTPVLQRPLEQGADIVIHSATKFIDGQGRGIGGAVVGSAELIEEPVRGFMRTAGPTMSAFNAWIFLKGLETLPVRMKAHCENAMQLALWLTEHPAVEKVFYPGLKSHPQYELAQKQQSAGGGLVTFTVKGGKDNAWLVIDSTQMLSITANLGDVKTSITHPATTTHSRVEPEARLKAGITDNLVRVSVGLESIEDIKADLARGLDQLIA; encoded by the coding sequence ATGAATGAATTTGATATAGAAACGCTGGCAGTTCGTGCCGGCTATGATCAAACGCCAGAGCAGGAAAACAGTGAAACGATTTTTCCGACTTCTAGCTTCCGTTATGAATCCGCGGCACAGGCGGCTGCGCGTTTCGGTGGTGATGAGCCGGGCAATATCTATTCGCGTTTCACCAATCCGACCGTGCGTACCTTTGAAAAGCGTTTGGCTTTAATGGAAGGGGGGGAGTCCTGTGTCGGAACCGCTTCGGGCATGTCCGCCATCCTGTCGACTTTTATGGGGCACTGCAAAGCCGGTGACCATATTGTTTCATCACAAAGTATTTTCGGTACAACCAAAGTTCTGTTTACCAAATATCTGGCCAAGTTTGGAGTCGATGTCAGCTTTGTCTCACAAACCGATATTAGCGAATGGCAAGCGGCGATTCAGGAGAATACGGTAGCGCTGTTTTTAGAAACACCATCCAATCCGTTGACCGATATTGCCGATATGCAGGCTTTAAGTCAACTTGCCAAAGCGAATGACTGTTTATTGATTGTGGATAACTGTTTCTGCACACCGGTGCTGCAGCGTCCGTTGGAACAGGGCGCGGATATTGTTATTCACTCAGCGACCAAGTTTATTGATGGTCAAGGCCGAGGTATTGGTGGTGCGGTTGTCGGTTCAGCCGAGCTGATTGAAGAGCCGGTTAGAGGTTTTATGCGGACCGCCGGGCCAACAATGAGTGCTTTCAATGCATGGATTTTCTTGAAAGGGTTGGAAACTTTGCCGGTGCGCATGAAAGCGCATTGTGAAAATGCCATGCAGTTGGCGCTGTGGTTAACCGAGCATCCGGCGGTGGAAAAAGTATTCTACCCTGGGCTGAAATCTCACCCGCAGTATGAATTGGCGCAAAAACAGCAGTCTGCCGGTGGTGGCTTGGTTACCTTTACCGTCAAGGGTGGTAAGGATAACGCTTGGCTGGTTATCGACAGTACACAGATGTTGTCGATTACCGCGAACCTCGGGGATGTGAAGACCAGTATTACCCATCCTGCGACAACAACACACAGTCGTGTCGAACCAGAAGCTCGTCTAAAAGCCGGGATTACCGATAATCTGGTACGAGTGTCGGTTGGCTTGGAATCGATTGAAGATATTAAAGCCGATTTGGCGCGAGGTTTGGATCAGCTGATTGCTTAA
- the yhbY gene encoding ribosome assembly RNA-binding protein YhbY yields MSQPEKLSKSQEKFLKGIAHHINPMIIIGAKGVTDSLMKELDKTLEHHELLKIKIAIGDRDDRKQIVDHIIDQTGALLVQSIGKTVVIFRQSEESEFSLPK; encoded by the coding sequence ATGAGCCAACCTGAAAAATTATCCAAATCCCAAGAGAAATTTCTCAAAGGCATTGCTCACCATATCAACCCGATGATCATTATCGGTGCCAAAGGCGTGACGGATAGCCTGATGAAAGAGCTGGATAAAACCCTAGAACATCACGAACTGTTAAAAATCAAAATCGCCATCGGTGATCGTGACGACCGCAAACAGATCGTTGACCACATCATTGATCAAACCGGGGCTTTACTAGTACAAAGCATCGGTAAAACGGTAGTGATTTTCCGCCAATCGGAAGAGAGTGAGTTTTCCCTACCTAAATAA
- the rlmE gene encoding 23S rRNA (uridine(2552)-2'-O)-methyltransferase RlmE produces the protein MARSKSSSSWLKEHFDDYYVAKAKQDGWRSRAIYKLQEIDEKDALFKQGMCVVDLGAAPGGWSQWTTHKVGGKGEVFALDILPVEPFAGVTFIQGDFREDEVYQKLLDALQGRDVDVVMSDMAPNMSGNKGVDIPRAMYLVELCVELADQVLKKNGDLLMKVFQGEGYNELINDLRGKYSKVITRKPKASRPRSKEIYLLARGKKS, from the coding sequence ATGGCGAGAAGTAAATCCAGCTCAAGTTGGTTAAAAGAACATTTTGACGATTATTACGTTGCCAAAGCCAAGCAGGATGGTTGGCGTTCGCGTGCAATTTATAAGTTGCAGGAAATCGATGAAAAAGACGCACTGTTCAAACAAGGTATGTGTGTCGTTGATCTAGGGGCCGCTCCGGGTGGCTGGTCGCAGTGGACAACCCATAAGGTCGGTGGCAAAGGTGAAGTGTTTGCCTTGGATATTTTGCCGGTTGAACCTTTTGCCGGGGTGACCTTTATTCAAGGTGATTTCCGTGAAGATGAGGTGTACCAAAAATTGCTTGATGCGTTACAGGGTCGTGATGTCGATGTGGTGATGTCGGATATGGCACCGAATATGAGTGGCAATAAAGGGGTTGATATTCCTCGTGCCATGTATCTCGTGGAGTTGTGTGTGGAATTGGCCGATCAAGTATTGAAAAAGAATGGCGATCTGCTGATGAAGGTTTTCCAGGGTGAAGGTTATAACGAATTAATTAATGATTTGCGCGGTAAATACAGCAAGGTAATTACCCGGAAACCAAAGGCTTCGCGCCCTAGAAGTAAAGAGATTTACTTGC